A portion of the Coturnix japonica isolate 7356 chromosome 4, Coturnix japonica 2.1, whole genome shotgun sequence genome contains these proteins:
- the LOC107312641 gene encoding protein FAM162B-like isoform X1, whose amino-acid sequence MLGRLLGRGAVGWGRWGAYLHTQDPHVAPPVLCCARAVGNRAGGAQGAVLHTAAPGWSPHQRAAWCPLWMRSLHQTSRPVFKSERRPTNFDKKVLVWAGRFKKEEDIPQYITPEVLDAARNTVRIKVCYIMIALTLLGCLAMVITGKEAAKNDYTLLRMNEEKKAKWRAEAKKDQEAAAVKAP is encoded by the exons ATGCTGGGGAGGCTCCTGGGCCgtggtgctgtggggtgggggaggtggggggctTACCTACACACCCAAGACCCCCACGTTGCTCcaccagtgctgtgctgtgccagagCTGTTGGGAACAGAGCCGGGGGTGCACAGGGTGCggtgctgcacacagctgctccag GCTGGTCTCCCCACCAGAGAGCTGCTTGGTGCCCACTGTGGATGAGGTCTCTGCACCAAACTTCTCGCCCTG TATTCAAGAGTGAAAGGAGGCCTACCAATTTTGACAAAAAGGTGTTGGTGTGGGCAGGACGCTTTAAAAAGGAGGAGGACATTCCCCAGTACATAAC GCCTGAGGTTCTGGATGCAGCAAGGAACACTGTGAGGATAAAGGTTTGCTACATCATGATTGCACTGACCTTGCTAGGTTGCTTGGCCATGGTCATCACAGGCAAAGAG GCTGCTAAAAACGATTACACGCTGCTGAGGATGAATGAAGAGAAGAAGGCTAAATGGAGggctgaagcaaagaaggatcaggaggcagctgctgtgaaGGCACCATGA
- the LOC107312641 gene encoding protein FAM162B-like isoform X2 — protein MRSLHQTSRPVFKSERRPTNFDKKVLVWAGRFKKEEDIPQYITPEVLDAARNTVRIKVCYIMIALTLLGCLAMVITGKEAAKNDYTLLRMNEEKKAKWRAEAKKDQEAAAVKAP, from the exons ATGAGGTCTCTGCACCAAACTTCTCGCCCTG TATTCAAGAGTGAAAGGAGGCCTACCAATTTTGACAAAAAGGTGTTGGTGTGGGCAGGACGCTTTAAAAAGGAGGAGGACATTCCCCAGTACATAAC GCCTGAGGTTCTGGATGCAGCAAGGAACACTGTGAGGATAAAGGTTTGCTACATCATGATTGCACTGACCTTGCTAGGTTGCTTGGCCATGGTCATCACAGGCAAAGAG GCTGCTAAAAACGATTACACGCTGCTGAGGATGAATGAAGAGAAGAAGGCTAAATGGAGggctgaagcaaagaaggatcaggaggcagctgctgtgaaGGCACCATGA